A window from Hemicordylus capensis ecotype Gifberg chromosome 2, rHemCap1.1.pri, whole genome shotgun sequence encodes these proteins:
- the MARVELD2 gene encoding MARVEL domain-containing protein 2, whose amino-acid sequence MSSKNTLSERRPGHHGRSVHYDEVYLDSPSQDTERDFQDAEQILNADPLPPPPLPLQPPFGPEFYPSDSEEPAGISDLKPVRKFIPDSWKNFFKGKTEWSKPVSAISDGTECSPPSSPTLTPVQAEHTSAQSSYQDPYGGSGGTYNSRKEAEAMLPQDPYSSLERHTQIALTYSEKVEAFNLRYSYMKSWAGLLRILGVAELLLGAAVFACVTAYIHKDNEWYNTYGYSQPYSYGASSMYGGYYYSGPKTPFVLVVAALAWIVTIILLALGMSMYYRTILLDSNWWPLTEFGINVALFILYMSAAIVYVNDANKGGLCYYRLFNTPLNASFCRIEGGQTAAMIFLFVTMIIYLIGAMVCLKLWRHESARRMREFMEQEMKTQSFPSKRTYENEDDSPQIAINTKKLKPVEMKPELLNGYIPAGHIPKPIVMPDYLAKYPVIQTDEARDRYKAVFNDQFAEYKELSAEVQAVLKKFDELDALMRKLPQHPGNNLEHDRIANVLQEYKKKKNDPSFLEKKERCEYLKNKLSHIKQRIQEYDKIMNWKT is encoded by the exons ATGTCTTCAAAGAACACATTGTCAGAGCGTAGGCCGGGGCACCATGGTCGATCTGTCCATTATGATGAAGTGTACCTAGATTCTCCTTCACAAGATACTGAAAGGGATTTTCAAGATGCTGAACAGATACTGAATGCAGATCCCTTGCCGCCACCACCTCTTCCTTTGCAACCACCCTTTGGGCCTGAATTTTATCCAAGTGACAGTGAAGAACCAGCTGGAATCTCTGATCTCAAGCCGGTAAGAAAATTCATTCCTGATTCATGGAAGAACTTCTTCAAAGGGAAAACAGAATGGAGTAAGCCAGTGTCGGCAATTTCTGATGGAACGGAATGTTCTCCACCATCATCTCCAACACTTACCCCAGTGCAAGCAGAACATACTTCAGCTCAAAGTTCTTATCAGGATCCGTATGGAGGGTCGGGAGGAACCTACAATTCACGCAAAGAAGCTGAAGCCATGCTTCCTCAGGATCCCTACAGCTCTCTGGAACGGCATACTCAAATAGCTCTGACTTACAGTGAGAAAGTAGAAGCTTTTAATCTGAGATACTCTTACATGAAATcgtgggcagggctgctcaggaTTCTGGGTGTTGCTGAACTTCTCTTGGGTGCCGCTGTGTTTGCCTGTGTCACAGCTTACATTCACAAGGACAATGAATGGTATAACACATATGGCTACTCACAGCCATATAGTTATGGGGCAAGCAGCATGTATGGAGGCTATTACTACAGTGGGCCTAAAACCCCATTTGTTCTCGTTGTAGCGGCACTTGCTTGGATAGTGACTATTATACTTCTTGCACTTGGCATGTCAATGTATTACAGGACTATTCTCCTCGATTCTAACTGGTGGCCTTTAACTGAATTTGGAATCAATGTTGCATTGTTTATTCTATACATGTCAGCTGCTATAGTCTACGTAAATGATGCTAACAAAGGAGGACTCTGCTACTACCGGTTATTTAATACACCATTGAATGCATCATTTTGTCGTATAGAAGGGGGACAGACAGCTGCAATGATCTTCTTGTTTGTCACAATGATTATATATCTAATTGGTGCAATGGTATGTCTAAAATTGTGGAGGCATGAAAGTGCACGAAGGATGAGAGAATTCATGGAACAGGAG ATGAAGACACAATCTTTTCCATCAAAAAGAACG TATGAAAATGAAGATgacagtccccaaatagcaataAATACAAAGAAACTCAAGCCTGTGGAAATGAAACCTGAACTACTCAATGGCTATATACCAGCAGGTCATATTCCTAAGCCTATAGTAATGCCAGACTACTTAGC aaaataccCCGTAATTCAGACAGACGAGGCAAGAGACCGCTATAAAGCTGTATTTAATGATCAGTTTGCTGAATATAAAGAGCTCTCTGCTGAGGTACAGGCAGTCTTAAAGAAATTTGATGAGCTAGATGCACTGATGAGGAAGCTTCCTCAGCATCCTGGAAACAATCTT gaaCATGACAGAATCGCAAATGTTTTGCaagaatataaaaagaaaaagaat GATCCTTCATTTCTAGAGAAAAAAGAACGATGTGAATACCTAAAGAACAAACTTTCTCACATAAAACAAAGAATTCAAGAATATGACAAAATCATGAATTGGAAGACTTAA